The following are encoded in a window of Thermoanaerobacter ethanolicus JW 200 genomic DNA:
- a CDS encoding methyl-accepting chemotaxis protein, whose translation MKKAINLKKMRNINEVLNLKKQVKLSRIQTKLSLMIIGIVISSLALSGYISYRFSAQEITNSTLSNMSNSVSSVNQELNLYLDNTASKLSYFAKSDSNLLIKGNTEEETTDKINSVLINLKNMTPNASLIYYGTSDKKIYTFPHVDLSSDFDPTTRPWYTGAVKANGNPFWTDAYKDEATGNYVISVSQSVLNPLTNEVVGVVGMDLNLYGIENLLKDVKIGQNGMVLLVDKNGIVFLDSTKKMIGSNFYKQSFANYVFKEQKGEIQTRFNNEDSVVIFDTNPTTGWKVVGIVNKSDYLSGVSKINNIFIAIIIIFSLISLVIAYLFARNFTRPVYKMLTAMNKLKEGDLTSFIDARRKDEFGVLEREYNDTVQKLRAIATKVKESSVSLIEASTRFREISDETAQSVQDIANAVDDIAKGANDQAQEISVSVQKISEFGNDIDEILKTTEEMKRYSDKAEDVKADGLKKLEALKQSSEETNKATFYVFETINKIKENSHKISAITAVIEEIADKTNLLSLNAAIEAARAGEAGRGFAVVAEEVKKLAQQSAESTNQIKDIIEKMQQAIDMATNAMQSADKSIEKQNQAVKDTQNAFMEFEAFISGITKMIDNINSLMNAMEEKKNEIVISMESISAISEETAASTEEVSASTEEQLSAVENLTDSAKNLEEVAVKLDEAVKIFKI comes from the coding sequence ATAGGTTTTCTGCGCAAGAAATTACTAATTCGACATTATCTAATATGAGCAATAGTGTTAGCTCAGTTAATCAAGAATTAAATCTTTATTTGGATAATACTGCAAGTAAACTCAGCTATTTTGCAAAGAGCGATTCTAATTTGTTAATTAAAGGAAATACAGAGGAAGAGACTACAGATAAAATAAACAGTGTCCTTATAAATTTAAAAAATATGACTCCTAATGCCTCTTTGATTTATTATGGGACATCTGATAAAAAAATTTATACTTTTCCACATGTTGATTTAAGTTCTGATTTTGACCCTACTACTAGACCGTGGTATACAGGGGCTGTGAAGGCTAATGGAAATCCTTTTTGGACAGATGCTTATAAAGATGAAGCAACTGGAAATTATGTAATTTCAGTATCTCAGTCCGTGTTGAATCCTCTTACTAATGAAGTGGTTGGCGTTGTAGGAATGGACTTAAATTTATATGGTATAGAAAATCTCCTAAAGGATGTCAAAATAGGACAGAATGGCATGGTCCTTTTAGTCGATAAAAATGGAATAGTTTTTTTGGATTCTACTAAAAAAATGATAGGAAGTAATTTCTATAAACAATCTTTTGCAAATTATGTTTTCAAAGAACAAAAAGGAGAAATACAAACACGCTTCAACAATGAAGACAGTGTTGTAATTTTTGATACTAATCCGACTACAGGATGGAAAGTCGTAGGAATTGTAAATAAATCTGATTATCTTTCTGGAGTGTCAAAAATTAATAATATTTTTATAGCAATTATAATCATATTTTCACTCATTTCGCTAGTTATCGCTTATCTATTTGCTAGAAACTTTACAAGACCAGTCTACAAAATGTTAACAGCCATGAATAAATTAAAAGAAGGAGATTTAACTTCCTTTATTGATGCAAGAAGAAAAGACGAATTTGGAGTGTTAGAAAGGGAATATAATGATACAGTACAAAAATTAAGGGCTATTGCAACAAAAGTTAAAGAGTCGAGTGTTTCTTTAATAGAAGCATCAACTCGTTTTAGAGAGATAAGCGACGAAACAGCACAATCAGTTCAAGATATTGCAAATGCCGTAGATGATATAGCAAAAGGGGCTAATGATCAAGCACAAGAAATATCGGTAAGCGTACAAAAGATATCGGAATTTGGAAATGATATAGATGAAATTTTGAAAACTACCGAAGAAATGAAGAGATATTCAGATAAAGCAGAAGATGTCAAAGCTGATGGTTTGAAAAAGTTAGAGGCTTTAAAACAAAGTTCAGAGGAGACAAATAAGGCAACATTTTATGTTTTTGAAACTATTAACAAAATCAAGGAAAATTCTCATAAGATAAGTGCTATAACAGCAGTGATAGAAGAAATTGCGGATAAGACAAACCTTTTATCATTAAACGCTGCAATTGAAGCAGCCCGTGCCGGAGAAGCTGGACGTGGTTTTGCTGTTGTAGCCGAAGAAGTAAAAAAATTGGCTCAGCAATCTGCAGAATCTACCAATCAAATAAAAGACATAATAGAAAAGATGCAACAAGCAATTGATATGGCTACAAATGCTATGCAGTCGGCGGACAAAAGCATTGAAAAACAAAATCAAGCTGTAAAAGATACGCAAAATGCTTTTATGGAGTTTGAAGCTTTTATAAGTGGAATTACAAAAATGATAGACAATATAAATTCCTTGATGAATGCCATGGAAGAAAAGAAAAATGAAATTGTCATATCGATGGAAAGTATTTCTGCAATTTCAGAAGAGACAGCGGCTTCTACTGAAGAAGTAAGTGCTTCTACAGAAGAGCAGCTTTCAGCTGTAGAAAACCTAACAGATTCAGCTAAGAATTTAGAAGAGGTAGCAGTGAAATTAGATGAGGCTGTGAAGATTTTTAAAATTTAG
- the larE gene encoding ATP-dependent sacrificial sulfur transferase LarE — protein MQEYLSRLDNALIAFSGGVDSTFLAKVSYDVLGNRVLAVTATSPMHPKSELKEAVELAKKIGLPHLVVEFNDILEIEEFKKNPLNRCYICKSNLFSRFKAIAEEKGFKYILEGTNADDVSDFRPGRRALKELGILSPLLECGIKKEEIRILSKEMGLPTWWKPSYACLASRIPYGEKITYDKLSMVEKAEEDLKDLGFSGFRVRYHGDVARIELPKEQMETIFEEGIREEVVKRIKDAGFKYVALDLEGYRTGSLNEPHVKVVKNV, from the coding sequence TTGCAAGAATATTTGTCAAGGTTAGATAACGCATTAATTGCTTTTTCTGGAGGTGTAGATAGCACTTTTTTGGCAAAAGTAAGTTACGATGTTTTAGGGAATAGAGTATTAGCTGTTACTGCCACTTCTCCGATGCATCCTAAAAGTGAATTAAAAGAAGCTGTAGAGCTTGCTAAAAAAATAGGACTCCCCCACTTGGTTGTGGAGTTTAATGATATTCTTGAAATAGAAGAATTTAAAAAAAATCCTTTAAATAGGTGCTATATATGTAAATCCAATTTATTTTCAAGGTTTAAAGCTATTGCAGAAGAAAAGGGCTTCAAATATATCCTAGAAGGCACAAATGCAGATGATGTGTCTGATTTTAGACCAGGAAGAAGGGCTTTAAAAGAATTAGGAATTTTAAGCCCTTTGTTAGAATGTGGTATAAAAAAAGAAGAGATAAGAATTTTATCTAAAGAGATGGGGCTTCCTACATGGTGGAAACCTTCTTATGCATGTCTTGCTTCAAGGATTCCTTACGGAGAAAAGATAACTTATGATAAGCTTTCTATGGTAGAAAAGGCAGAAGAGGATTTGAAAGACTTAGGTTTTTCAGGATTTAGAGTGAGATACCATGGAGATGTTGCAAGGATTGAACTTCCAAAGGAGCAGATGGAGACAATTTTTGAAGAAGGTATAAGGGAGGAAGTTGTAAAAAGGATTAAAGATGCTGGATTTAAGTATGTAGCACTGGATTTAGAAGGATACAGAACTGGCAGCTTAAATGAACCTCATGTGAAGGTGGTAAAAAATGTATAA
- the larB gene encoding nickel pincer cofactor biosynthesis protein LarB, with protein MYNEKILQILMEFKQNKLSIDEALEALKKLPYEDLGFAKIDYHREIRKGFPEVIFCQGKTPQQVREIAFNMYKNGSDVLGTRASQQHFEAVKEVVEKAVYYEEARIISIRNTPINKTKGIIGVVAAGTSDLPVAEEAAITAELMGNTVKRFYDVGVAGLHRLLDKLDEIRQCRVLIAVAGMEGALPTVLGGLVSSPIIAVPTSVGYGANFHGLSALLTMLNSCASGVSVVNIDNGFGAAYSASLINRIGEKS; from the coding sequence ATGTATAATGAGAAAATATTGCAAATTTTAATGGAGTTCAAACAAAACAAGTTATCAATAGATGAAGCGCTAGAAGCTTTAAAGAAACTTCCTTATGAAGATTTGGGATTTGCTAAAATTGATTATCACAGAGAGATAAGAAAGGGATTTCCTGAAGTGATTTTTTGTCAAGGAAAGACTCCCCAGCAGGTTAGAGAAATTGCTTTTAATATGTATAAAAATGGGAGTGATGTTTTAGGGACAAGAGCCTCACAACAACATTTTGAAGCAGTGAAAGAGGTAGTAGAAAAAGCAGTCTATTATGAGGAAGCTCGTATAATTTCTATAAGAAATACGCCAATAAATAAGACAAAAGGCATAATTGGAGTAGTGGCTGCTGGAACTTCTGATTTGCCTGTTGCTGAAGAAGCGGCTATTACTGCAGAACTTATGGGAAACACTGTGAAGAGATTTTATGATGTTGGAGTTGCAGGATTACATAGGCTTTTAGATAAATTAGATGAAATCAGACAATGCCGTGTATTGATTGCAGTTGCTGGTATGGAAGGAGCACTTCCTACTGTTTTAGGAGGATTGGTTAGCTCTCCTATAATTGCAGTACCTACAAGCGTAGGATATGGTGCTAACTTTCACGGTTTGTCCGCTCTTTTGACTATGCTTAATTCCTGTGCCAGTGGCGTAAGTGTTGTAAATATTGATAACGGTTTTGGTGCGGCTTATTCTGCCAGTTTAATAAATAGGATAGGGGAGAAATCATAA
- the larC gene encoding nickel pincer cofactor biosynthesis protein LarC: protein MKVLYFDCFAGISGDMTIASLLSHVDVEEFKKKVKKIALDNFDIEIGETQKNSISAKTFKVLYEEKHHHHHRHMKDVREIIEKSDLGKEVKKMSIEMFEKLAEAEAKVHGKSPEEVHFHEVGAVDSIVDIIGTAILIDMIKPDKIVSSPLPVSSGFVDTQHGLIPVPAPATAELLKGIPVYKSDIEGEIVTPTGASIVKTLVNEFGGIPDMTINSIGYGAGTKDLEIPNVLRTYVGEEEVKKNLSH, encoded by the coding sequence ATGAAAGTCTTATATTTTGACTGTTTTGCTGGAATTTCTGGAGATATGACTATTGCTTCATTATTATCTCATGTAGATGTAGAAGAGTTTAAAAAGAAGGTAAAGAAGATAGCTTTGGACAATTTTGATATAGAGATAGGTGAAACGCAAAAGAACAGTATAAGTGCTAAGACTTTTAAGGTATTGTATGAAGAAAAGCATCATCACCATCATAGGCATATGAAAGATGTGAGAGAAATCATCGAGAAGAGTGATTTGGGAAAAGAAGTCAAGAAAATGAGTATTGAGATGTTTGAGAAATTAGCAGAAGCAGAGGCAAAAGTGCATGGCAAATCTCCCGAAGAAGTGCATTTTCATGAAGTGGGGGCAGTAGATTCTATAGTAGATATAATAGGTACGGCGATACTTATAGACATGATAAAGCCAGATAAGATTGTTTCTTCTCCATTGCCAGTAAGTTCAGGCTTTGTAGATACTCAACACGGTCTTATACCTGTGCCTGCACCAGCAACAGCTGAACTTTTAAAAGGGATACCTGTGTATAAAAGCGATATAGAAGGCGAAATTGTGACGCCAACTGGTGCTTCTATTGTAAAAACTTTAGTAAATGAATTTGGTGGTATACCGGATATGACTATAAATTCTATAGGATATGGAGCTGGTACCAAAGATTTGGAAATACCAAATGTTTTGAGGACATATGTGGGAGAGGAAGAGGTAAAAAAAAACCTGAGTCATTGA
- the larC gene encoding LarC family nickel insertion protein, whose amino-acid sequence MILETNIDDMNPEFYQYLFEKLFENGALDVFLIPIIMKKQRPGTLITVICEKENADKLKEIIFKETSTFGIRYYEVLRHKLDRDFSIVETPYGKVRVKKGYLNGKLIKAYPEYEDVKAIAEKTGNSISDIYRNVIRHIDLLFF is encoded by the coding sequence ATGATTTTAGAGACTAATATAGATGATATGAATCCAGAGTTTTATCAGTATCTATTTGAAAAACTTTTTGAAAACGGGGCATTGGATGTGTTTTTGATTCCTATTATCATGAAAAAGCAAAGGCCGGGTACGCTCATTACTGTAATTTGTGAGAAAGAAAATGCTGATAAATTAAAGGAGATAATTTTTAAAGAAACTTCTACTTTTGGCATAAGGTATTATGAAGTTTTAAGGCATAAACTGGATAGGGATTTTTCAATTGTGGAAACTCCTTACGGAAAAGTAAGGGTTAAAAAGGGCTATTTAAATGGAAAACTTATTAAAGCGTATCCTGAGTATGAAGATGTTAAAGCCATTGCTGAAAAGACTGGGAATTCAATTAGCGATATTTACCGGAATGTGATAAGACACATTGATTTGCTATTTTTTTAA
- a CDS encoding sensor histidine kinase: MKGIRKKLFISYLIIGLIILSMFWLTQVVFINKIYSYYKINQLKNYSEKIVEAINNNDEILISKLIDKSSARVVAITENNIIIAGDNRGYGRGLGIPEIFLRPTNTVKVVKYEHPFLHIEYLSIVRPFLYNGKPATLIMSIPIAAINDSVNLFKQVFWWIFVITLIAILSISVYMSKKFTRPIQILKNAAHQIASGNLDVKINYKEEDELGDLAKSMNTMVKQLSITDKFRKDLIANISHDLKTPLGLIRGYSEMLLDYYGDDKEKREKYLNTVIKETERMSKLVDDVLQLSKLQSGMVEIKEEPIDLEKLIFETLDIFEIQILEKNIEVKLNNLKLKVIADREMIKRVIINIISNAMASMENGGILTITAEPQDKEILIKVSDTGCGIPQKDLEHIFDRYYKGNKSGTGLGLAIVKEILTLHGSKYGIESKEKIGTTFYFTLKAG, translated from the coding sequence TTGAAAGGAATAAGAAAAAAGCTTTTTATCTCTTACCTTATCATAGGCCTTATAATTTTATCTATGTTTTGGCTTACTCAAGTAGTTTTTATTAATAAGATATACTCTTATTACAAAATAAATCAACTTAAAAATTACAGTGAAAAAATTGTAGAAGCAATAAATAACAACGATGAAATACTTATAAGTAAACTTATCGACAAATCTAGTGCCAGAGTTGTGGCAATAACAGAAAATAACATAATAATCGCGGGAGATAACAGAGGATACGGTAGGGGATTGGGAATCCCTGAAATATTTCTTCGTCCTACAAACACTGTAAAAGTTGTAAAATATGAGCATCCTTTTTTGCATATAGAATATCTTTCTATTGTAAGACCTTTTTTATATAACGGAAAACCCGCTACTTTAATAATGAGCATTCCTATCGCCGCTATAAACGATTCTGTCAATCTTTTTAAGCAAGTTTTTTGGTGGATTTTTGTCATCACACTAATTGCCATATTATCTATATCCGTCTATATGTCAAAAAAATTTACTCGACCCATACAAATACTAAAAAACGCTGCTCACCAAATCGCTTCTGGAAATTTAGATGTCAAAATAAATTACAAAGAAGAAGATGAATTAGGAGACCTTGCAAAATCTATGAACACAATGGTAAAGCAGCTGTCTATTACAGATAAATTTAGAAAAGATCTGATTGCAAATATAAGCCATGATTTAAAAACACCTCTTGGCCTTATACGTGGATATTCTGAAATGCTTTTAGACTACTATGGAGACGATAAAGAAAAAAGAGAAAAATATTTAAATACAGTGATTAAAGAAACAGAGAGAATGTCTAAATTAGTAGACGACGTGTTACAGCTTTCTAAGCTCCAATCAGGAATGGTAGAAATAAAAGAGGAACCTATAGATTTAGAAAAACTTATATTTGAAACTTTAGACATATTTGAAATTCAAATTTTAGAAAAAAATATAGAAGTAAAGCTTAATAATCTTAAGCTTAAGGTAATAGCGGATAGGGAAATGATAAAACGGGTAATTATAAATATAATAAGCAATGCTATGGCGAGTATGGAAAATGGCGGAATTCTTACTATAACTGCAGAGCCTCAAGATAAAGAAATTTTAATTAAAGTATCAGATACGGGATGCGGCATCCCTCAAAAAGATTTAGAGCACATCTTTGACAGATATTATAAAGGAAACAAATCAGGCACAGGGCTTGGACTTGCAATAGTAAAAGAAATATTGACATTGCACGGCAGTAAATATGGAATAGAAAGCAAAGAAAAAATAGGTACTACTTTTTATTTCACACTAAAAGCGGGTTAA
- a CDS encoding response regulator transcription factor, which translates to MQKVLVIEDEEGMRDILKTYLENNGYEVLVAENGKIGLEYFNNNKDISIILLDIMLPDISGWSLLKTIREKSKVPVMMITARGEEYDKLLGFELGADDYVVKPFSPKEVIARVKAILSRTYGASEEDGKTEYEGISINVSSREVTVDGEKIDLTPKEFDLLKLLIDNKGKVVSREKCLNEVWGYDFYGDLRTVDTHIKQLREKLGEKRKLIKTVWGIGYKLDGE; encoded by the coding sequence ATGCAAAAAGTTTTAGTAATTGAAGACGAAGAAGGAATGAGAGATATTTTAAAAACTTATTTAGAAAATAATGGATATGAAGTATTGGTAGCTGAAAATGGCAAAATAGGGCTTGAATATTTTAATAATAATAAAGATATAAGCATAATCCTTTTAGATATAATGCTTCCAGATATAAGTGGTTGGAGCCTTTTAAAAACAATTAGAGAAAAGTCAAAAGTGCCTGTAATGATGATAACAGCAAGAGGAGAAGAGTATGATAAACTTTTAGGGTTTGAATTAGGAGCAGATGATTACGTTGTAAAACCTTTTAGCCCTAAAGAAGTAATCGCTCGCGTTAAAGCAATTTTGTCAAGAACTTATGGAGCTTCAGAAGAAGATGGGAAAACAGAATATGAAGGAATTTCTATAAATGTAAGTTCTAGAGAAGTCACGGTTGATGGAGAAAAAATTGACCTTACGCCAAAAGAATTTGACCTTTTAAAACTCTTAATAGATAATAAAGGAAAAGTTGTATCCCGCGAAAAGTGCCTTAATGAAGTATGGGGATATGATTTTTATGGAGATTTAAGAACCGTAGACACCCATATAAAACAGTTGAGAGAAAAATTAGGAGAAAAGCGCAAACTCATAAAAACAGTTTGGGGAATAGGTTACAAATTGGATGGTGAATAA
- a CDS encoding YckD family protein, whose protein sequence is MKRNKWLIVLAVVLALAIPLTVFAANTDSPLTNSIKGFFGIDTSKLTPEQKQIITDYNKKIADLEKEFINKLLSEGLITQQQADNIIKNIDSKVSKANQDNVPFFIGGGRGFDKGYFGIGPIDTSKLTEQQKAALTEIYKQMASLQKDIVNKLVSEGLLTQDQANKITSAIDNAIANADKKGYAMFGGNDGLGFILRGVDPSKLTDQQKNELINYYKQMAQLQKQLVDKFVSFGVITQDQGNTIKNRIDTMVKNMEQNGLPQGFFKHFEGKRRDFKGKWQNENNQQNSVPQSSNNSI, encoded by the coding sequence ATGAAGAGAAACAAATGGTTAATAGTTTTAGCAGTTGTATTGGCTTTAGCAATTCCTTTGACAGTTTTTGCAGCAAATACTGATTCACCACTGACAAACAGCATAAAAGGCTTTTTTGGAATTGACACATCAAAGCTTACACCAGAGCAAAAGCAAATAATTACAGATTACAACAAAAAAATAGCCGACCTTGAAAAAGAGTTTATAAACAAACTCTTATCAGAAGGGCTTATAACTCAACAACAAGCAGATAATATAATTAAAAACATTGATAGCAAAGTTTCTAAAGCAAATCAAGACAATGTTCCCTTCTTCATTGGTGGCGGAAGAGGATTTGACAAAGGATATTTTGGAATAGGCCCAATTGATACTTCAAAGCTTACAGAACAACAAAAAGCAGCTTTGACAGAAATATACAAACAAATGGCGTCACTTCAGAAGGATATAGTAAACAAATTGGTATCTGAAGGATTATTGACTCAAGACCAAGCAAACAAAATCACAAGTGCGATAGATAATGCAATAGCTAATGCTGATAAAAAAGGCTATGCTATGTTTGGTGGCAACGATGGATTAGGGTTTATTTTGAGAGGTGTTGATCCATCTAAATTGACAGACCAGCAAAAGAATGAGTTAATCAATTATTACAAACAAATGGCACAATTGCAAAAACAATTAGTTGATAAATTTGTAAGCTTTGGAGTTATTACTCAGGACCAAGGAAATACGATTAAAAATAGAATTGATACAATGGTAAAAAATATGGAACAAAACGGATTGCCTCAAGGATTTTTCAAACATTTTGAAGGAAAAAGAAGAGATTTTAAAGGTAAATGGCAAAATGAAAATAATCAACAGAATAGTGTTCCACAAAGCTCCAATAATTCGATTTGA
- a CDS encoding DUF2680 domain-containing protein: protein MNFKKVVAVVLTGGMLLSGIAAYAATTGNTASSSTPPQYSTTAPRYGMSRNADFLAKLTGKTADEILSELQSGKTIVQIAEENGITLDNLKKALIEQKEGFIDQLVKDGKITQDRADTIKKTIEDKINSWDGTCQYGKGSGVGLGLGLGKNSNGNTGVGLGAGFGAKGAHKGAGYRGNFGPTVQQ from the coding sequence ATGAATTTCAAAAAGGTAGTAGCAGTAGTACTTACAGGAGGTATGCTTTTAAGTGGAATAGCTGCTTATGCAGCCACAACTGGCAATACAGCTAGTTCTTCAACGCCACCTCAATATTCTACGACAGCACCAAGATACGGAATGAGTAGAAATGCAGATTTTCTTGCAAAACTGACTGGTAAGACAGCAGATGAAATTTTAAGTGAACTTCAATCAGGGAAAACAATAGTTCAGATTGCAGAAGAAAATGGCATAACACTTGACAATCTGAAAAAAGCTTTAATTGAGCAAAAAGAAGGGTTTATAGACCAATTAGTTAAAGATGGTAAAATAACTCAGGATAGGGCTGACACAATCAAAAAAACCATTGAAGACAAGATAAATTCATGGGATGGAACCTGTCAATATGGTAAAGGTTCAGGTGTAGGTTTAGGTCTTGGACTTGGAAAAAATAGCAATGGCAATACAGGTGTAGGCTTGGGAGCAGGTTTTGGTGCTAAAGGAGCGCATAAAGGAGCAGGCTATAGAGGAAACTTTGGACCAACTGTTCAGCAGTAA
- a CDS encoding DUF6262 family protein: MTSDHKRNTEGLAKAREKKSEECQERVDKAIQQLLKEKEKINFNSVAERANVSKKYLYDNHYDRIDTLRKQQEGLPSLKQVKREMTDASKDVLIAAKNKRIKELEKEVQRLKGILARRYGEDYDKGI; this comes from the coding sequence ATGACAAGTGACCATAAGCGAAATACTGAAGGTCTTGCTAAAGCCAGAGAAAAGAAGTCGGAAGAATGTCAGGAAAGAGTTGATAAAGCCATACAGCAACTTTTGAAGGAAAAAGAGAAGATTAACTTTAATAGTGTTGCTGAAAGAGCCAATGTTTCAAAAAAATACCTTTATGATAACCATTATGACCGTATTGATACACTCCGAAAACAGCAAGAAGGACTACCTTCTCTAAAGCAAGTAAAACGGGAGATGACGGATGCAAGCAAAGATGTCCTTATCGCTGCAAAAAACAAGCGTATAAAAGAGTTAGAGAAAGAAGTCCAACGCTTAAAAGGCATTTTGGCACGTAGATATGGCGAAGATTACGATAAAGGTATTTAA
- a CDS encoding tyrosine-type recombinase/integrase, with translation MSVAYQVKPTVEKKQEIRKLLSGYWGNDVWDIRDSFFDDLRPAKWSLSNKTIDFSSFSSSIKNEVKYMYAYRLQEKEIRLITVVAYGIALNRFAEFLNEYYPHIASIVDITYDKALLQWRSFLVDKGMSINDDGEISNKQYETVFNQLYSFFTNLYDTRDEYEKDIWDCRKIPGAKITENKSNYYLNFSDIPVEFRELVKKFIKFRTTNNSQGQCEADIMALRLFTKYIHAQEPTWKNLTMLTRKHMENYLSWYREYTIGWKKRHIEYLISLRIFLDYIQRAMYPEAPELPSVCLLFKEDIPRKPQKPENDIKYIPERVLQQLEDNLEHLTPSEYIPIVFLLRASGWRISDILNLRYDTCLDRTSQGWYLCGDILKTQILNHRIPITDEVYAVVQAVVDEVKEKSTDDNNPNHLLFVRFDGKRKGRCPQGYLIQQALNRLSKNQNITDDQGNVFHFGNHAFRHTKGVELINNGMNILHVQKWMAHASPEMTLCYAKILDTTMRKSWEEATKQGLFKIDESGKIKKINISDIQNEDVIEWEYIRHNLDAVRMPLGYCMKPKKQECHTQLNPCLTCRNLCTTPDFIPQYELEIQETKALIERGKAQGRTVWVEKNMSLLKRYEEILKVLKEGKIHHKAGKKGREYIGEERNNDK, from the coding sequence GTGAGTGTTGCATATCAAGTTAAACCAACAGTAGAAAAAAAGCAAGAAATTAGGAAGTTATTGAGTGGTTATTGGGGTAATGATGTTTGGGATATTAGAGATTCCTTTTTTGATGACTTACGCCCTGCAAAGTGGAGTTTATCCAATAAAACTATTGACTTTTCATCCTTTAGCTCTTCAATCAAAAATGAAGTTAAGTATATGTATGCTTACCGATTGCAGGAAAAGGAAATTAGGCTCATTACCGTTGTTGCATATGGTATTGCATTAAACCGTTTTGCTGAATTTCTTAATGAATATTATCCTCACATAGCCAGTATTGTAGATATTACATATGACAAGGCTCTGTTACAATGGCGTTCTTTTCTTGTTGACAAGGGTATGAGTATAAATGATGACGGAGAAATTTCAAATAAGCAATACGAGACGGTTTTTAACCAATTATATTCTTTCTTTACCAATCTTTATGATACTCGTGATGAATATGAAAAGGATATTTGGGATTGCCGAAAGATACCTGGAGCAAAGATAACAGAAAATAAATCTAATTATTACCTCAATTTTTCAGATATACCAGTAGAATTTCGAGAATTAGTTAAAAAATTTATAAAATTTAGAACAACCAACAATTCACAGGGACAATGCGAAGCAGACATTATGGCTCTACGCCTATTTACAAAATACATTCATGCTCAAGAGCCTACATGGAAAAACTTAACTATGCTGACACGAAAACATATGGAGAACTATTTATCCTGGTATAGAGAATATACAATTGGTTGGAAAAAAAGGCACATTGAATATCTAATTTCCTTACGAATCTTCCTTGATTATATTCAACGTGCTATGTATCCAGAAGCACCTGAATTACCATCTGTATGTTTATTATTCAAAGAGGATATTCCAAGAAAACCTCAAAAGCCCGAAAATGATATTAAATATATTCCTGAAAGAGTTCTTCAACAGTTGGAAGATAATCTGGAGCATTTAACACCTTCTGAATACATCCCAATTGTTTTTCTATTAAGAGCCAGTGGCTGGCGAATATCGGATATTCTTAATTTGCGTTATGATACTTGTTTAGACCGTACTTCCCAAGGTTGGTATCTTTGTGGAGATATTCTAAAAACACAGATTTTAAACCATCGTATACCAATTACCGATGAAGTCTATGCAGTTGTACAAGCAGTAGTTGATGAAGTCAAAGAAAAAAGTACAGATGACAACAATCCCAATCATCTATTGTTTGTCAGGTTTGATGGAAAAAGAAAAGGCCGTTGCCCTCAAGGATATTTAATACAACAGGCACTTAATCGTCTTTCTAAAAATCAAAATATTACTGATGACCAAGGTAATGTATTTCACTTTGGCAACCATGCTTTTCGCCATACCAAAGGAGTTGAATTAATCAATAACGGAATGAACATCTTGCATGTTCAGAAGTGGATGGCTCATGCTTCCCCTGAAATGACACTCTGTTATGCTAAAATTCTTGATACAACCATGCGCAAATCATGGGAAGAAGCAACAAAACAGGGGCTATTCAAGATTGACGAATCAGGTAAAATCAAAAAAATTAATATTTCTGACATACAGAATGAGGATGTAATTGAATGGGAGTACATCCGACACAATCTTGATGCTGTGAGAATGCCTCTTGGGTATTGCATGAAGCCTAAAAAGCAGGAATGTCATACACAATTAAATCCTTGCCTTACCTGTAGAAACCTTTGTACCACTCCAGATTTTATACCACAGTATGAACTTGAAATACAGGAGACAAAGGCCCTTATTGAACGTGGTAAAGCACAAGGACGTACTGTATGGGTTGAGAAGAATATGAGCCTTTTAAAGCGTTATGAAGAGATTTTAAAGGTACTAAAGGAAGGAAAGATACACCATAAAGCAGGTAAAAAAGGTCGTGAGTATATCGGGGAGGAAAGAAACAATGACAAGTGA